The following are encoded together in the Bradyrhizobium sp. CCGUVB1N3 genome:
- the ihfB gene encoding integration host factor subunit beta — protein MIRSELVERIAGRNPRLCQRDVENIVNAILGEIVAALARGDRVELRGFGVFSTKQRRARVSRNPRTGTLVQVNEKRLPLFKASREMHERLNGNARPKDGNFGTRDSLRASGQSKWPG, from the coding sequence ATGATCCGGTCCGAACTCGTTGAGCGTATCGCCGGTCGAAATCCGCGCCTTTGTCAGCGCGACGTCGAGAACATTGTGAATGCAATTCTCGGCGAGATCGTTGCTGCACTCGCACGCGGAGATCGAGTTGAGCTTCGTGGCTTCGGAGTCTTTTCTACCAAGCAGCGACGGGCCCGCGTGAGCCGAAATCCGCGAACGGGCACGCTCGTGCAAGTAAACGAGAAGCGCCTTCCGCTCTTCAAAGCCAGCAGGGAAATGCACGAACGGTTAAACGGCAACGCGAGACCGAAAGACGGCAACTTTGGCACCCGAGACAGTCTAAGAGCGTCCGGGCAGTCCAAGTGGCCGGGGTGA